The genomic segment AACGACCGTGCGCGGAGGACGTCGCGCCCCCCGTTACGTGGCGCCAAACGCCCGCGTGAACAGTTCGCCGTTCTCGCGAATGACGGCGTCGTGCCGCGCGAACAGGATCGCATTCAGCACGATCGCCCCGAGCGCCGCGTAGAAATGCGCCCCCGACGCCGTCGCCGCGCCGTCGGCTGCCCCCAGCGCCGTGGTCAGCACCATCGACGCCACGCCGAGCATGGCGAGTTTCAACGCCCGGGCCTTGAGCCGATCCACCATCGCCGCAAAGGACGCGTCCAGCCCATGATGCAGGATTGATTGCTTGACGATCTTGTCCTGCACCATGAAGTAGACGAACACCAGCACATGAACAAAACAGGTAAACAGGGCCGCCAGAATGCCCAGCATGAAGTGCCGCGCGAAGTTCTGCGTCCCCGTCACGGTCGTCCCCATCGCCGCCGTCAGACACAGCAGCAACAGGTTCGCGCCCGCCAGCAATCGAAAGCTCGCTTTCATGGTGAAGGTTCAATGGCTCGGCCATCTGGCGTTTTCTACTGCTTCACGATCTTTCCCGGTCCCTGATCGGTGATGATCGTCGTGTTGAACCACGTTGTTTCGGTCTGCAACTTGCCAACGGCCTCGGTCAGGCCGTCGTTGAAGGTCCCCTCGAACACCAGGTCACCCGTCAGAACGATGCGCACATTGCTACCGTTCACCACCGGGTTCAGGTTCAGATCGCGCTCCACGACGCGCTGCTCGGACCCGAAGAGGTTCGTCGAGCGCGTGGTGATCTGCGTCAGCCGCCCGCTGCCGTTGAACACCAGCGTCTTATCTATAAACGTCGAAATCTGCTCGCCGGTCAGTAGCCACGTCCCCGCCAGCACGGCTTCCGCCGGCGGCGTCACGTTGACCTCGCACGCGCCGCCCATCAGCGCCGCAAACGCCAGGCAGGCAATCAGCGCCCATGCCCCGCCGCGCGACCGCCGCCACCGGATTCGCAATCCTACCGACCGAACGCCCCCTGATCTGCTCCGTTCCATGTTGCCCGTCCCTTTCGTCGCGAGGAGGAATCGATGCGCTCATCCCACGCGAGGCGATGGGATTGTATCGGCAGGACGCGGCCCGTGGCCAGTGGTTCGTCGTCCGTGATTGGTTCGCAGGGTGCGTCCCCCGAACGCGCCCTCATCGTTCGTGCCTTCTTGGTGCCCGCATAACTCAACCGCCGTAATTCTCGGCAAGGCGCGTCTCGATTTCCCCGCGCAGACGATGGGCCTCGCCGCGAACGGACTCGGCATTGCGGGTCAATTCCTCGCGCGTTCGTTCGTCGCGTATGCCCGGCAGGTTGATCAGCACGTTCAGCCTCGCCCCTTCCAGCGCCGCATGCGCGAAGAGCGCCGCGACGCCCGCATCAGACAGACAGTTTTTCTTCGATCGCGCCAAACCCCGCGCTGCGAGTCGCATCACCTCCAGCGACGCCTGCATGATCGACAGCGGTGTTCGCGTCGCCTCGATCACGGCGGCCTGCCGCTCGGCCGCGTGGGCCTCGTCGTCCGGCAGCTTCCACGATGCGGCCAGCGCGTTGAACGCCGCGATGTCTTCATCCATCAGGGACAGCAGCCGCCCGCGCAGCGCATCGGCCTCGGCAATCGTATCGTGCAGCACGCCCGGCGTGCCGTCCTTTTTGTCATTCAGCCGCGCCACCATGCCGCACAGCGCCCCCGCCACCGAGCCGACCAGCGCGCTGGCGCTGCCGCCACCCGGCGTCGCGGAGCGGGAGGCAAGTTGTTCGAGGAACTCGGTTAGTTGGACAGCCATGCTCATCCCACCTTTGGACCGAGCAGTTTCAGCACTTCCGCCTCGCGCGAGACGGCGTTCTTCTCGATCCCCCCGGCCTTCAAGAGGTATGAATCCGCCTTGGCGCGATCCTTCAAACTCTTCGCGTTGATCTTCACGTTCAGGTGCGCGCCGATCACCGCCGATCGCGCGCACAACGCCGCCACGCCCACGTCCGACGCGCTCGCTTCCATGCCGTCGCGCGCCATCGCCTCGATCACGTCAAAACTCTCCAGCGCCGACTCCATCACCGCCAGCGGCGCTTCGATCGCTCGCATCGTCGCCGCCTCGATCGCCGTCGTGCGCGCCGCCTTTTCCGACTCGCTGCCCTGGGGCAGCCCAAACGCCGCCATCAGCGCGTTGAACGCCGCTGTGTCTTCGTCGACCAGCGCCAGCAGCCGGTCGTGCAGCGTCTTTCCTCGCTCCGCCCAGCCGGAAAACTCCTCCCAGCGCGCATCCCAGCCGCGCTTGTGACTCGACAGATTCGCTACCATCGTCGCCAGCGCTGCACCCAGCGCACCCAGCAACGCCGACACGCTACCGCCTCCGGGCGCGGGCGACTCGCTGGCCGTCTCTTCGACAAAGTCCTTCACCGTCCGATCCACCAACCGCCGTGCAGCCTTGTCGGCGATGGCGTACTCGATGATTTTCTCCTCCGGCTTGAACGGCGATAGATCGTTCAAGCCCAGGCTGCGCACCGCGATCCTGATCAGCTCCCGATCGCTCACGCCCGTCGAACGCTGCTGCTTGCGCAGGAAATACCGCCCCGCCTCCAGCATCGCCGACAGCGGGACCATGCCCACGATCTCGCTGCCGGTCACGCGCACGCCGCGCGCCTCGGCCCGCTTGCAGCATTCGTCAAACGCCACGTGCAGCGGCGTCACGCCGATGTTCGTCAGGTTGATCGAAATCTGTGCGATGCCGTATTCCTCGATGTACCACCCGATCGCCTTGACGCACTTCAGCGACCCCGGCACCCAGACCTTCTGTCCCTTCTCATCGAGCACCGGCTTGCCCGTCGGCGTGCCGTCGTCGGTCTTCACGCGGCCTTTCTCGCGGATGTCGTAGGCAATCGCGTTGGCCCGCCGTACGCTCGTGGTGTTCAGATTCACGTTGTACGCGATCAGAAAATCGCGCGCCCCCACGGCGATGGCCCCCGTCCGTGCGTTGAACGTCGCCGGGCCGAAATCGGGCTTCCACTCCGGACGCGTCAGTTTGGCGCGCAGCCCCTCGTACTCCCCCGCACGGACATCGGCAAGATTCTTCCGCTGCGGCGACGTGGCGGCGTACTCGTAACAATAAACTGGAATCTGTAATTCATCGCCGATCCGCTTCGCCAGCGCCCGCGCCAGCTTGGCCGTCTCGTCCATGCTGATGCCGCTGACCGGAATCAAGGGACAGACATCCGTCGCGCCAAAACGCGGATGCTCGCCCTTGTGCCGGCTCATGTCGATCAGCTCGGCCGCTCGCTTCGCCGCACGAAACGCCGCCTCGCAGACGGCGCACGGCTCACCGACGAACGTCACCACCGTCCGATTCGTCGCCTTGCCGGGGTCGACGTCGAGCAGGCGGACGCCTTCGACCGACTCAATCGCATCCGTGATCTGGCGAATGACGGCCGAATCGCGGCCTTCGCTGAAATTGGGAACGCACTCGATCAACGCGGGCATGGGTCACGCACTCCCTGTGCCGCGGATTCCTTCGCGGCCCGCGTAGTGTATGACAGGGACTTCCTTTCGTGAATTGAACTCAAATAGCCGATTGCTCAAGCATTCGAAACAGCATGAGAATCAAACGACCGCCGACCGTCTTGCAGATTCGTCCGTTCGTGGATTCATTCGACGGCTTGCGCCGTCGGCGTTTTGCGCGGAAGATTGCACTTCGCCAGTCGTTGAGCAACCTTTGCAATCTCTGCTCCGCTTCCTCTGGCTTGAACCCCCACGGTCCCTCACGCCTGAACGTTTCCTCAATAAGTGAGGGGGACGACCCGACCCGCCTTGATGACGGTCCGCACCGCCGGGACGGCCACGCGATACACCCATTGATCGACGCTGGCCGCGTCGACGATCAGCAGATCGGCCTGATGCCCCACGGCGATTGCGCCAAGTCGGTCGGCGCGGCGCAGGGCCGCTGCCGCGTTGGCGGTGACGGCGACCAGCGTTTCCATCGGCGTCATGCGCAGCAGCGTCGCGGCGATGGACATCACCAGCGGCAGCGATTCGATCATGCACGAACCGGGGTTGCAATCGGTCGCCAGCGCGACCGGCAGCCCGGCGGTGATCAACTTTCGCGCCGGCGCGGGCGGGCTGTTGAGAAAAAACGAACAACCCGGCAGCAGGACGGGTATCGTGTGACCGCCCTTCAACGCCGCGAGGTCCTCGTCGGTCACGAATTCGAGATGATC from the Planctomycetia bacterium genome contains:
- a CDS encoding cyclodeaminase/cyclohydrolase family protein; this translates as MAVQLTEFLEQLASRSATPGGGSASALVGSVAGALCGMVARLNDKKDGTPGVLHDTIAEADALRGRLLSLMDEDIAAFNALAASWKLPDDEAHAAERQAAVIEATRTPLSIMQASLEVMRLAARGLARSKKNCLSDAGVAALFAHAALEGARLNVLINLPGIRDERTREELTRNAESVRGEAHRLRGEIETRLAENYGG
- the ftcD gene encoding glutamate formimidoyltransferase, whose product is MPALIECVPNFSEGRDSAVIRQITDAIESVEGVRLLDVDPGKATNRTVVTFVGEPCAVCEAAFRAAKRAAELIDMSRHKGEHPRFGATDVCPLIPVSGISMDETAKLARALAKRIGDELQIPVYCYEYAATSPQRKNLADVRAGEYEGLRAKLTRPEWKPDFGPATFNARTGAIAVGARDFLIAYNVNLNTTSVRRANAIAYDIREKGRVKTDDGTPTGKPVLDEKGQKVWVPGSLKCVKAIGWYIEEYGIAQISINLTNIGVTPLHVAFDECCKRAEARGVRVTGSEIVGMVPLSAMLEAGRYFLRKQQRSTGVSDRELIRIAVRSLGLNDLSPFKPEEKIIEYAIADKAARRLVDRTVKDFVEETASESPAPGGGSVSALLGALGAALATMVANLSSHKRGWDARWEEFSGWAERGKTLHDRLLALVDEDTAAFNALMAAFGLPQGSESEKAARTTAIEAATMRAIEAPLAVMESALESFDVIEAMARDGMEASASDVGVAALCARSAVIGAHLNVKINAKSLKDRAKADSYLLKAGGIEKNAVSREAEVLKLLGPKVG